The DNA sequence TGGATCTCCCTCCCCTTTGGAGATGAGAAAACAACATTCTCACCCCCTTGCTCAAGAGAACAGCTGCATGGGGGGGCAAGTGGTGCAAGGTCATGGAGCTGGAGAGCTTATGTGTGCTCCTGCCTTCAAGCTTTAAGCAGCATCACCCTCCCTTGTGTGCTATCACCTGTCTTTTGCAAGTGCAAAACGAGCTTAAACGAGCAGGGACAGAGGTGACTTTCTAGCTTGAGTCTGTTTTGGGACACAGGTGGAAAGCTGCACTGGAAGGCTGTAAAACTGTATGCATGTAAGAATCATCCCCTTCTGGGAATGAAAGTGTGACCTAGGAAGGACAGGGCCACGCAGGTTGGAGCATTGGGCTTGTCGCCAGGTGGGACAGCTCTCTGCATCATGTTCTTCAGAGACTGCAGGGAACACAGTTCCAGAACCAGTGACTGCAGTAGGCCATGAGGTCAACACAGTCTTGTTGCCAGCTTGTCACTTCATCACGTGCAATGTTAAGAGCTGAAGATGCCGGTTTCTTGTGCCAGGGTTGCAGCATTTCCTCGTGGACAGGGCACTCTGGCTGCTGGTGGAGAACTGTCTGTTATATTGTTAATGCTGTGTCTGCGGTTACAGACATGTCTAatgtatgtgcatgtgtctgCCAGGCCCTGGATTACTGTCACAGCATGGGGATCATGCACAGGGACGTCAAACCCCACAACGTCATGATAGATCACCAACAGAAAAAGGTACTGTGGCACCCGGGCTTACAAGCAGGATTTTTCCAGAGAAACTTGAAACTCTGCCACCTCTGTACCTGTAGCTTGGGCAGCTGTACTCCCCCCTCTAACCTTTCTCTACCAGCTCCCTTCCACTTGTGCCTGTGTCATGAGGTGGCCAAAGTCCCACTGGGGAGCACCACAGTGGGAGTCCGTGGCTTGGAGGTTGCTGtcccccccagccagccatgCTGGGTTTCTTTGCAGAGATGAGCAGGTCTGGGATATTAATCTCTCcctggggaggtgtggggagggtGCAGAGGCCATGGGCAGAAGAAGGGTGGCCTTGCCTGAAACACACGTGGATATTTTTACCTAGGGAACATAAGATTCTGTAGTACAGCCCGCTTGTCCCGCGGTCGCTTCCTCACTCCTGGAGTGTGCTAGTGGGATCACAGGAAATATTTGTACCCCGCTCGCTGCCGTGGAAATGGGGAGCACAGAGAGTTTCCCCACCCCGTCATGGTACTTGTACCTCATCGGGTGCTGTGTGTACCTGTCTCCCCAGAGACCTGGGATTTTCAGCAGTAATTTAGCTGCTGATCCACATATCCCTCCCTGTCAATCAGCAGTGGCCGtacaggcaaggcaaggtttACAAGGAGAGGGAAATCTCTTACTAGACCTGCTGTCCTTCAGTAAAACAGCAGGTTGTCAATCCCTGTGGCTGTGGAGGAGATGGTCTGCCTTGCGGGGTGTTGTGGGCCGCCCTTCTACCTTGTTTTCTGCTCTCAGTGCCCAGTTAAAATCAACAGTGccttcagcccagcccctcTAAACAGCAGGAGAAGACAGCTGGCTTTTGCTTGTTCCCTGGTATGCAACAACCTGTCCACtgtggctggtggtgctggtaAGGAGCCAGTTGTCCAGCAGTAACAGTGTGCTTGGACTCAGGAGGCAGAGGAGCTCTCTAAGCTGGGCTTTGCCCCACCAGCTGGTGACACGGGGAAGGGAAGAGCCTGACCAGAGCACTGCTGAGAGCATCTCCTCTCCACAGAGAGCCTCcctgtgtcctgggctgcacgCTTGGATTGCGAGATTTGTCCAATGTGTCTTCACTGAACTGGCTCATACTGAGGCtcctttctctgtgtctctttaTTGCATGTTCAGCTGCGGCTCATAGACTGGGGTCTGGCCGAATTCTACCATCCAGCTCAGGAATACAATGTCCGTGTGGCCTCTAGGTACTTCAAAGGACCGGAGCTCCTTGTGGACTACCAAGTAAGAGTCTACCTCCTCTTTGCTAGCCAGTGATACCACTTGTGCCTGCACTTGGGCCACCGTTGGGTTGTCTGGTTTTGCCTGCCAGGGCATTGCCTGGGTTGGAAAGAGGCTGGCTGTGAAGTGTAAAGGCTGAGGCTGCCTGTGCTGTTGGggaactgggccatggtgaaCATGCCTTTTCTGAcagcttctccttttccccctcAGATGTATGACTACAGCTTAGACATGTGGAGTTTAGGCTGCATGCTGGCAAGCATGATCTTCCGAAAGGAGCCCTTCTTCCATGGCCAGGACAATTACGACCAAGTAAAGACTTTTGCTACCTGGCTTATTTCGTGAGAGTTTGTCACTGCCTCATCTCTATATGTATAGAGGGGAAGCGCTGGGGATCGGACTACTAGGCTGGGAGGATGTTGCTACGTGCTTAGTTAAGCCATCTGGGGTTATGCTTCACTGCCTTGTGTAGGAGACTTGTTTTCTGCACATCTGGCAAAGAGAAGTTTTGAGGGAGATATTCCTTCCATCTGGGATGTTTCCAGAAGGAGGGCTCTTAGATTtgggcagctctgcctctgcaaaAAAGTGGTGGCCTGCACTTCTACTCTCTCTCAACATGTCTTTTTGTTCCAGCTGGTTCGCATCGCAAAGGTCCTGGGCACAGATGAGCTGTATGGGTATCTCAAGAAGTACCACATAGAACTGGACCCGCACTTCAATGATATCCTGGGCCAGTAAGTGGAGAAGTGAAATGCAGCCTTTTTTCCTTATaacacagagaaggaaataaactgATGTCCATCCCCATTAAGGACTTTCTCCTGGGTTCACAGTGCTGTTTGCAGGCCTCCCATCTTGCTTCTCATGTCATCTCAGGCGGTCACTAAAATGTAGGctctttctttttgcctcttcCATGATCCACGAGCCAAGCcctgtttcttccttctcccactcGTTGGCATCCTAGAAGTGGAATGTAGACAATACAGCTGAATGTGGGCCAAGGGGCTCAAAATCTCCCAGCTGAGATTTCTGAAAAGGGTGAGAAGTGGATGAGACAGTGAGCATAGCTTCTGTGAGGCCGGCTGGCAAGCCAGAGCACTTCTGGTCCCACGAGTATCACCTGTATGCTGTTGTCGAGTCCCTGTAGACAGAAGGGAATGTGCAATATTGTGCCTTTCCCAGGCGTGGGTCAGCCACACAGTTGTGTACCTAAAGAAGAGGGTTTTCCTCCTTTGGCAAGTACTTGCTGAGCAGTAGCTTGTGCAAGGAAGAGCTGTAGGCAGTGTCTATCGCAGCCACCTCTTCTCAGGAGTGGATAGTGGTGGGTGATTCCCCTGGGAGCTCTGGGCACTGCTGAGTTGGGCGGTGACAGTTGTCTCTTTGCAGGCATTCCCGGAAGCGCTGGGAGAACTTCATCCACAGTGAGAACAGACACCTGGTCAGTCCTGAAGTCCTGGACCTCTTGGACAAGCTCCTGCGATATGACCATCAACAGAGGCTGACTGCCAAGGAGGCAATGGAGCACCCCTATTTCTGTGAGTCTGTGGAAAAGCAGGGGTCAGCTGGGATGGAGAAGGGTCTTGGGTTGTGGGGGCAGATTTTGGCTCTTTGCTCTGTGAAAGCCTTAGCAGCTGTGTGGGTTTCGAGGGCAGTTTTTCTGGAAGGGTTTGCCAGGGTGGAGCTTCAGCTTTAGTAAATGCTGTTTCCCCTTCCTGCCTGGTCTGTGTCTCCGGCAGATCCAGTGGTGAAGGAGCAGTCCCAGCCTAGCTCAGAAAACGCTGTGCTCTCCAGTGGCCTGACAACAGCGCGATGAAGACTGGAAAACGACGGGTAATTCAAGATGtttacaaacaaaagcaaaaccttcGGTCACACAGTGAAGGGAAAACAACCAaggacccccccccgcccctcctacttcccttcccctttATATTCTGCAGAAGTCTAACCTGTGGGGGGTCCATAAACCTCAGTTCCTCTCTGGTGGTTGTGGTTAATGTAACTCTAACCCTGTGGTACCAAAGCCCTGGGCAAATGGTCTTGCAAGAGCTAAACACGTAGTGATATCCCCAGGGCTCAACACAACTGATTCTGGTTCACATCTCTATGgatccttctcttccttctcagtCCAGCCTTCCCCACCATGCTGGTGGGGAAAAATTCGTCGTTCCACCATCAGCCCTTAGCATGCCTCTTTCTAAACATGCCTTTCTGACTTGTAGACTCTGGATGAACCAAATTCAGGCTGGGGGTCAGCAGGTGCAACTCTGTTTTGAGGTCCAAGTCCTACTGCTCACTCTGGGCTTGAATTTGGCCCCTGAATTCCAGTTTCAATTGCGAATGCCGGGGCggttggggggaggggggaggttCGACAAAAAGCAGCCCACAAACCCAGCAGTATCTCAGGATTGGTTTGGAGCATTAAAATGCAGGCATAGATCTGAGTTGCTGGGGAGAGGCGAGATCCCCCTCCAGGTGTGTTTGACAAAGGCTCGCTCTGAGAAGAAACTCAATAGACCTGCTTTGGAAACTTGTGAATGTGAGAGCTGCTCTCGTGGCAGGAGCGGGGAGGGTCTATCCAGACTTTCCCACTGAGCTCAGGAAAGTCAGTGTTGCGCAAGACTTCTTGTGATAGGTGTGCAACCACGTACCTCATGACGTGGCTCCCATGAGAATTCGTGCCAGACGCAGACTTGTGCCAGCGCACAGCTCTGGAGCGGTTCAGTCCAGCACCGCGGGATGGAGGAGTGGACAGGAGGCCGGGGAGGAGAGCACAGGGAGGGGGGAGGATCAGCAAACGGTGGCATGGTCTGTCGGGGAGGGGGCTGTGCAGCTACTGATCCAGGACTTGGGATCCCACGTAGTGTTTTAACAAAGTCAGCCATTTGTTGAATTCTGGGGCGTCGATCCTGttgcgggggggtgggggtttCGTCTTGTGGGTTCTTTCATCAGATCCCTCGATGGCTTTATAGCCCCACAATTCACAGTTGCCTCCTCTACTTGTTCTGTGTGTAACTTCATCAAGTGGTTCTGGTGACCTAGAAGTTGGAGATAGTGTTTTCCCACCAGCACCTAAACACAGAATTTCCTTCTGCGGCATTGTTGAAATAGTTAATTTTTTATAAGGTTGCAATGTTTCTATTTGAAACATCTGTTTACATTCCATATTCCAATAAAGTTCTATTGGCATCAATAGCAGGTCAATCCATTTGTATAATTCACTGAAACCAATAAATATCTATACGTCTGAACGTCTGCCGTCTCAAATCTATGGGATAGCCAGAAAGAGTGAGAGCTGAAGGCATTGCCTCCTCGAGGAGGTCAGGCTGGCTCTTCCAGCCCTGCTTATCTGAATATTTTGGGATCTCTTAGTGTTTGGTTGCAGTTCTTCATGCTGCCAGCCCTGAGAGTTTCACCATGGCAGATTGTCTGTgcttccccagggctgcagaggaggtgcagggttttgggtgCAGTAGGGCAGTCAGCTGTTGTGGTACGGTGGACCCGAACAGCCGGTGCCTGAGGTAGCAGTCAGTCTGTCTGGTATGTGGCTGGTCAGAGGAGACATCACCGACG is a window from the Caloenas nicobarica isolate bCalNic1 chromosome 9, bCalNic1.hap1, whole genome shotgun sequence genome containing:
- the CSNK2A2 gene encoding casein kinase II subunit alpha', which encodes MPGPAAGSRARVYAEVNSLRSREYWDYEAHVPSWGNQDDYQLVRKLGRGKYSEVFEAINITNNERVVVKILKPVKKKKIKREVKILENLRGGTNIINLIDTVKDPVSKTPALVFEYINNTDFKQLYQILTDFDIRFYMYELLKALDYCHSMGIMHRDVKPHNVMIDHQQKKLRLIDWGLAEFYHPAQEYNVRVASRYFKGPELLVDYQMYDYSLDMWSLGCMLASMIFRKEPFFHGQDNYDQLVRIAKVLGTDELYGYLKKYHIELDPHFNDILGQHSRKRWENFIHSENRHLVSPEVLDLLDKLLRYDHQQRLTAKEAMEHPYFYPVVKEQSQPSSENAVLSSGLTTAR